One part of the Streptomyces sp. AM 2-1-1 genome encodes these proteins:
- a CDS encoding tetratricopeptide repeat protein, with the protein MKREPSAPDTPPPPGVLAHAGSNAAGRDILNSVALHVAHATLPPPEAYGPIPSGAVGDGLANVPRGTLFVGRSAALDALDAAFEEPGGVVLRAVSGLGGVGKSALAAHWAAEHATDRLRWWISADSAAAVETGLAGLARALQPGLAGLPQELQRERALAWLAAHDHWLLVLDNVDHPDDVRPLLDRLGGGGRVLITTRLATGWHRLATTVRLGVFDPAESVELFHRVLTQDGPRDTEGAAEVCEEVGHLALAVEQAAAYCHENGTTPRAYLDMLRSWPAETYATGAETTDADRTVARVWRVTLDRLADTPVAGDVLRTLAWYAPDHIPRLLLNGLAPPPSLAKAIGRLVAHSMVSVGPDGDLSVHRLVQALARTSDPDDRHRAAAAVAEARERATDGLLRAVPDEEKPGTPRLGRQLLVHAQALAGNSLPEDDTEAMAQLLGWMASHQLEQEALGTAAALFRRAMTALIAIEGESHPDLWTIRSNLAGIRMDQGEPEQAGELLEDVLAGMRRLLGEDHRHVLGVRINLASAAYRAGDIVRAESLFDRALAEALRIGGAEDPYTLDIRYRLAQLHEARGDYRQALTLQKEVLADRMRILGDDHLDTLSSRDALAYVHERSGNPVLAVPLLRRNLDGHLRLLGEDHTTTLRTRSHLAEVYRAVGNTGRALLLHRQNLTDAERHLGRDHSTTLVYRHRLADFYQQTQRHDESVPLYEHNAAERTRLNGEDDPDALRARHHLAVALAEAGEHERAHALHEKSLADMTRVLGKEHRDTLVARFSIAQNLLVSGRPEVALRMHELIAADRSRLLGPDHPDTLSSRSQVAMALLLVFRPAEGIALLERTVADCARALGADHPQTVALREDLAEAIETVSGALGRSGARSSPRPGPSRGTFR; encoded by the coding sequence GTGCCGTGGGCGACGGGCTGGCGAACGTGCCGCGCGGCACCCTCTTCGTGGGCCGGTCCGCCGCCCTCGACGCCCTGGACGCGGCGTTCGAGGAGCCGGGCGGGGTGGTACTGCGGGCGGTGAGCGGACTGGGCGGCGTCGGGAAGTCGGCCCTCGCCGCCCACTGGGCGGCCGAGCACGCCACGGACCGGCTGCGGTGGTGGATCAGCGCCGACAGCGCGGCGGCCGTCGAGACCGGCCTCGCGGGGCTGGCGCGCGCCCTCCAGCCGGGGCTGGCCGGGCTCCCGCAGGAGTTGCAGCGCGAACGCGCGCTCGCCTGGCTCGCGGCCCACGACCACTGGCTGCTGGTGCTCGACAACGTCGACCACCCCGACGACGTACGCCCGCTGCTCGACCGGCTCGGTGGCGGCGGACGGGTCCTGATCACCACCCGCCTCGCCACCGGCTGGCACCGCCTGGCCACCACCGTCCGCCTCGGCGTCTTCGACCCCGCCGAATCCGTCGAGCTGTTCCACCGCGTCCTCACCCAGGACGGCCCGCGCGACACCGAAGGCGCCGCCGAGGTGTGCGAGGAGGTCGGCCACCTGGCGCTCGCGGTCGAGCAGGCCGCCGCGTACTGCCACGAGAACGGCACCACCCCGCGCGCCTACCTCGACATGCTGCGCTCCTGGCCCGCCGAGACGTACGCGACCGGCGCGGAGACCACCGACGCGGACCGCACGGTGGCCCGGGTCTGGCGCGTCACCCTGGACCGTCTCGCCGACACCCCGGTCGCCGGTGACGTGCTGCGGACCCTCGCCTGGTACGCCCCCGACCACATCCCCCGCCTGCTGCTGAACGGGCTCGCCCCGCCGCCCTCGCTCGCCAAGGCGATCGGCCGGCTGGTGGCCCACAGCATGGTCTCGGTCGGGCCGGACGGTGACCTGTCGGTGCACCGCTTGGTGCAGGCACTCGCCCGCACCTCCGACCCGGACGACCGGCACCGCGCGGCGGCCGCCGTCGCGGAGGCCCGGGAGAGAGCGACCGACGGACTCCTGAGAGCCGTGCCGGACGAGGAGAAGCCGGGCACTCCGCGCCTGGGCCGGCAGCTCCTCGTCCACGCCCAGGCGCTGGCCGGGAACAGCCTGCCCGAGGACGATACGGAGGCGATGGCGCAACTGCTGGGCTGGATGGCGAGTCACCAGCTGGAGCAAGAAGCCCTGGGCACTGCCGCTGCCCTCTTCCGCCGGGCGATGACGGCCCTGATCGCGATCGAGGGTGAGAGCCACCCGGATCTGTGGACCATCCGGAGCAACCTCGCGGGCATCCGCATGGACCAGGGAGAGCCGGAGCAGGCGGGCGAGCTCCTCGAAGACGTGCTCGCGGGGATGCGGCGGCTCCTGGGGGAGGACCACCGGCACGTTCTCGGCGTCCGGATCAACCTGGCCAGCGCCGCGTACCGGGCCGGAGACATCGTCCGGGCGGAATCCCTCTTCGACCGCGCCCTCGCCGAGGCGCTCCGGATCGGGGGCGCCGAAGACCCGTACACCCTGGACATCAGATACCGCTTGGCCCAGCTGCACGAGGCACGGGGCGACTACCGGCAGGCGCTGACGCTGCAGAAAGAGGTGCTCGCCGACCGGATGCGCATACTCGGGGACGACCATCTCGACACCCTCTCCTCGCGCGACGCCCTCGCGTACGTCCACGAGCGGAGCGGGAACCCCGTCCTGGCGGTTCCGTTGCTCCGCAGGAACCTGGACGGCCATCTGCGTCTGCTGGGCGAGGACCACACCACGACACTCCGTACCCGGAGCCATCTGGCCGAGGTGTACCGGGCGGTGGGCAACACCGGGCGAGCCCTTCTCCTGCACCGCCAGAACCTCACCGACGCGGAACGCCACCTGGGCCGGGACCACTCGACGACGCTGGTGTACCGCCACCGTCTGGCGGACTTCTACCAGCAGACGCAGAGGCACGACGAGTCGGTCCCGCTGTACGAGCACAACGCCGCCGAGCGCACCCGGTTGAACGGCGAGGACGACCCCGACGCGCTGCGTGCCCGCCACCACCTGGCGGTCGCCCTCGCCGAGGCCGGGGAGCACGAACGCGCGCACGCGCTTCACGAGAAGAGCCTCGCCGACATGACGCGGGTCCTCGGCAAGGAGCACCGCGACACCCTCGTGGCCCGGTTCAGCATCGCGCAGAACCTTCTCGTCTCGGGCAGACCCGAAGTGGCCCTGCGGATGCACGAGCTGATCGCCGCGGACCGCTCCCGCCTCCTCGGCCCGGACCACCCGGACACCCTGTCGTCCCGGAGCCAGGTGGCGATGGCCCTCCTCCTGGTCTTCCGCCCGGCGGAAGGGATCGCCCTGCTGGAACGGACGGTCGCCGACTGCGCTCGGGCGCTCGGAGCGGACCACCCCCAGACCGTGGCGCTGCGGGAGGACCTCGCCGAAGCGATCGAAACCGTCAGCGGGGCGCTCGGGCGATCCGGTGCGCGATCTTCACCGCGTCCCGGGCCATCTCGCGGAACATTCCGCTGA
- a CDS encoding NAD(P)/FAD-dependent oxidoreductase — MSDTAPTDGSSARPAAIPASIDRTEDRPVYVIGGGPGGLAAAAALRARGVRVVVLEKAAEVGASWRGHYDRLHLHTTRRWSALPGLAMPRKFGRWVGRDDVVRYLEKYAAFHELEVITGVEVSRIDRAPDGAGWVLSATGGRVLTGRAVVVATGFNHTPHVPDWPGRESWGGDVVHAARYRNPAPYAGRSVLVAGIGNTGAEIAVDLVEGGASEVRIAVRTVPHIVRRSTAGWPAQATGILVRRLPVRLVDRAGALMARAAVPDLAAQGLPRPDTGLYSRVRDGAIPVQDVGLIDAVRAGRVRPVAAIASFEKSAVVLTDGTRLTPDAVIAATGYRRGLEGLVGHLGVLDRRGRPVAHGARSPEEAPGLYFTGFSNPISGMFREMARDAVKIAHRIARAPR, encoded by the coding sequence ATGTCCGACACCGCGCCCACTGACGGCAGTTCCGCTCGCCCCGCCGCGATCCCGGCCTCCATCGACCGTACGGAGGACCGTCCCGTCTACGTGATCGGGGGCGGGCCCGGCGGCCTCGCGGCGGCTGCGGCGCTGCGCGCGCGGGGGGTGCGGGTCGTCGTCCTGGAGAAGGCCGCGGAGGTCGGCGCCTCGTGGCGTGGCCACTACGACCGGCTCCACCTGCACACCACCCGGCGCTGGTCGGCGCTGCCGGGGCTGGCGATGCCGCGGAAGTTCGGACGGTGGGTGGGCCGGGACGACGTGGTGCGGTACCTGGAGAAGTACGCCGCGTTCCACGAGCTGGAAGTGATCACCGGCGTCGAGGTCTCCCGTATCGACCGGGCGCCGGACGGGGCCGGCTGGGTGCTCTCGGCGACCGGTGGGCGGGTGCTCACGGGTCGTGCGGTCGTCGTCGCGACGGGCTTCAACCACACGCCGCACGTGCCCGACTGGCCCGGCCGGGAGTCGTGGGGCGGGGATGTGGTGCACGCCGCCCGGTACCGGAACCCGGCGCCGTACGCGGGGCGGAGTGTGCTCGTCGCGGGGATCGGGAACACCGGGGCCGAGATCGCCGTGGACCTGGTGGAGGGCGGGGCGTCCGAGGTGCGGATCGCGGTGCGCACGGTCCCGCACATCGTGCGGCGGTCGACGGCCGGATGGCCCGCGCAGGCGACCGGCATCCTGGTGCGGCGGCTGCCGGTGCGGCTGGTCGACCGGGCGGGCGCGCTGATGGCGAGGGCGGCGGTGCCGGACCTCGCGGCGCAGGGGCTGCCGCGCCCGGACACCGGCTTGTACTCACGGGTCAGGGACGGGGCGATCCCGGTGCAGGACGTGGGGCTGATCGACGCGGTGAGGGCGGGGCGGGTGCGGCCGGTCGCGGCCATCGCCTCGTTCGAGAAGTCGGCGGTGGTGCTGACCGACGGGACGCGGCTGACGCCGGACGCGGTGATCGCGGCGACCGGCTACCGGCGGGGCCTGGAAGGTCTGGTCGGGCACCTCGGCGTGCTGGACCGGCGGGGGCGGCCGGTGGCGCACGGCGCCAGGTCCCCCGAGGAGGCGCCGGGGCTGTACTTCACCGGGTTCTCCAACCCCATCAGCGGAATGTTCCGCGAGATGGCCCGGGACGCGGTGAAGATCGCGCACCGGATCGCCCGAGCGCCCCGCTGA